Sequence from the Malaciobacter pacificus genome:
AGTATAAAGAATCCCCTTGATTAATTTGTCCATTATCAACTAAAACTTTTACTTGTGTTTTAAATCTAAAAATCCAATCTAATTCTGTTAAATCTTCAATTGAGTAGAAATATTTTAAGTATGAACTAGATTTTACATATTTTGAATCACCACCAATTCCTGCATACTCTAAAGAAGTACCAATTTTAAAACCTTCTCTTGGAATATAAAAATCATCCGTATTATCAAAGTTAATATAAGGAGTTATTGAGCTAGTTGTATAGTCAGCATCTTCTAAATATGTTAATGGATTTCCATCCCCATCAATTGCTGGTTTAGCAAAATCACTATCCCAAGTATAATCCTCTTTTATAAAGTCAAGTCTATACTTAGCTCCTGCATATAAGTTTCTAACTATTTCTCTTCCAACTCCAACTGTAAAACCTTTTACAGTTTTAGTTGATTCATAGTTGTCTCTATCAATTTCACTTTCATTACTGTGAATATCTATTGTAGCATTATATTTACTATCAAATATAGCTGGATTAGTTAATTGTAATGAAAAATCACTTTGGTGGGCTGATAGTTCTGTACTTAATGATGCACCTATTCCTGAACCAAATACATTCTTATCTGAAATTGCAGCATTAACCATTAGTTTATCATAAGATCCATATCCTCCACCAAGCATAAGTGAACCAGTAGCTGCCTCAGTTACTTTAACTAAGATATCTACTTTATCTTCACTAACTCTTTTTTCTTCAATAATTACATCTTCAAAGAAACCAGATCTTTTTAATTTGTTTTTTGAATCTTTAAAATCTGTTAAATTATATAAATCACCTGGGGCTAAGTATACATTTCTTCTAATTACTCTATCTAAAGTTCTACTATTGCCAGAAATTTTTACATCATTTATATAAACTTGTTTTCCTGGAATTACATTAAATATAACATCAACTTTAGAATCGTCTTTTTCTTTTTTAATATCAAATCTTACATCAGCAAAAGCGTAACCTTTATTAGCTACTTGTGTTTTAATATAATCTTGGTCTTGTCTTAGTTTTTTAATATTAAAAGTATTACCAACGATAAGTTTTAATTCAGGGTATAAATCATCAGCTTTTACAATTGATTCATCCACATATATTTTTATGTCATTAGTTGTGTATTTAGTCCCTTCTTCAATGAAAAAGTCAAGTTTTGCTTGATTTGATGCAAAGTCAATATCTAAATAAGGTTCTTTTACTTTAGCATCTAAATATCCCTTTTCAAAATAAAGTTCATTTATTCTTCTTGCATCATATTTTAACTGATCAGCTTTTACTTCTCCATCATTTTGCCCAAACCACCATGAGGCAAACTCTTTTTCTTTGTTTGCTGTTACGTGATCAAAATCATCTTGGTCTAGTTTGTCTGCGCCATAATAGTTAGCTTTTTTAATTATTATCTCATCACCTTTATTTACATTAAAAGTTAATGATACTGAGTGTTTGTTTAGCTCTTCAACTTCTATTTCAACAACTGAATTGATAAATCCTTCATTTTCTAACATATCTAAAAGAGTTTTCTTAGCATCTTCAACTCTTTTATTAGTATACATAGCACCTTTTTTAAGGTTTATCATTGTTTTTAAAGCATCAATATCTTCAGCTCTTGTTTTATATCCTTTGATATCAACTTTTGCAATGGAAGGTTTCTCTTCAAATAAAATTCTTAAATTTCCATTCTCTTCTTCTGCAAGAATATCAGTAAAATAGCCATAGCTATAAAAGGTCTTTATAGCATTATTTAGTTTTTGAAAGTCTAATTGATCACCAACTTTTAAATCTAAAGTTTCATTAATGATTTTTGGTGAGATTTTATTAAGATTAACAAAATCAATCGATTTAATTGTTTGAGCACTTAATACTGTTGCACAAGCAAGGGAAAATAGTATTACTTTATTTTTCACAACTATCCTTAATATATATTAATAGGTTGATAATATAACTAAATTAACTTTATATGATAATTAAGATATAATAGATATTTAATTTATTAAAGGATTATGATTTGAACGTAGGAATTATAGGTTTAGGTTTAATGGGTGGGTCATTAGCTAAAGCCTTAAAAAAATATGCATTAGCAACTAAAATTTATGGATATGCAAGAAGTGAAAAGACTAAAAAAGAGATTTTAGAATTAAATTTAGTTGATGAGATTGCTACTATTGATACTATAAAAGAAAAATGTGATTTAATTGTATTAGCAATGCCAGTTGATAATATTATTGCTTTTTTTCCAAATTTATTAGATATAAAAGATGATACTACAATAATGGATTTAGGTTCAACAAAAGAGTTTATTATAAAAAATATTCCCCATACTATTAGAACAAATTTTGTAGCAGCTCATCCAATGTGTGGAAATGAAAAGTTTGGTCCAAAAGCTGCAATGGATAATCTATATGAAGGTAAAACAATAGTTTTATGTGATTTAGAAGCAAATGATGATTTACATAAAAATAGGGTAATAACTCTTTTCCAAGAAATTGGAATGAGACTTGTAATGATGAATGCCCATGACCATGATGTTCATGCTTGTTATATGTCTCATTTACCTCATGCTATTTCATACTCATTAGCAAATACTGTAATGGGACATGAAGATCCAAAATCTATTATAGCACTTGCTGCTGGTGGATTTAGAGATATGAGTAGAATTGCAAAATCTAGTCCTGATATGTGGACTGATATTTTTAGACAAAATAGAGATAATCTTTTAGATTCAATTGAGCTTTTTAATAAGCAAATGAGTGATGTTAAAAAAATGGTTGAAGACGAAGATTATGAAAAATTAAAAGAGTGGATGCATAAAGCAACAAGTTTACATGAGATACTTTAATTAGTATCTCATCTTTTTTTATATATTTTCAATTGCTTCAAAAACTTTTATTGCTTGATAGTGTTCTTTTACGTCATGGCATCTAATTATACTAGCACCATTTTGTATTGATTTTAAATGAATTGCTAATGTTCCAGGAAGTCTTTGCTCAATTGAACTTGGAACAATTTTATCTATCATTGATTTTCTACTAGCCCCAATTAAAAGTTCATATCCAAAGTGTTTGAAGTGCGATAATTTATTTAATAGTGTTAAGTTATGTTCTAAATTTTTACCAAAACCAATACCAACATCTAAAACAATATCATTTATTCCAAAACTTTTTGCCTTTGAAATTTGATTTTTAAAGTATTCATCTATTTCTAAAACTACATTTTCATAATTTGGATTATTTTGCATATTTGTAGGGTCATTTTGCATATGCATAATTACAACTTGAGCATTATATTTTGCTGCAATCTTACAAACTTCATCATTTTGTAAACCTGTAATATCATTTACAATTTTAAAGCCTTTATTTAAAACATAATCAATAACTTTTGGAGCATAAGAGTCAATTGAAAAATCTACTTTTTTATAATACTTATTTGTATAAATTGTATTAACAATATCTTTAATTCTTTCTAGTTCAGCATCTTCACTAATGGCAATACTTCCAGGTCTACTTGAAACAGCTCCAATATCAATAATATCAGCACCATCTTCAATCATTTGTTCTATTTTCTTAGAGGCTTGAGAATTATCAAATCTACTTTGTGAAAAAAATGAATCTTCATTGGCATTTAATACACCCATGATTTTATTATTGTATGTATTCATTATATAATACCTTATTTATTAATTTTGTTTATTTGCTAAAGTTAAAAGTAGGGTAGTTAAAACATTAATTGGTTTTGAGTTTAAATCAATTAGTTTTATAGATTTTGAGAATATTTCTAATTGGTTTTGTGATAATTCTAGGTTTTGAAGTTTTGCTTTCAATAAAATTGATTCAACTAATTCTTTTGCTTCATTTTTAGAAACTCTTTGATTATCTTTTAAAAAAGAGTACATATCTTTTAGATCAAGTTTTGCAATATCTAATTTACAAGGCTCTTTAGAAATAGAAGTTTTTAAATATTTATAGGGGATTCTTGAATAAATTGTAGGTAAAATTGATGATTTTGAATTTGTAACTATTATAAAAACAACATTTTTAGGTGGTTCTTCTAATATTTTTAATAAAGAGTTTTGTGCTTCTCTTCTAAATGTAGTTCCACATAAAAAGATATATTTTTTTTCATTTGAAGCTATATATGCCTCTTTTATAGTTAAATTTGCTTGGGCAATTTGAAATTCATCTTTCTCTTCATTTTTAATTACTCTTGTATAATGAGTTGGATATAAAGGTGATAGCTTATTTAAAGTCTCTGTTATATCATTAACAATTAAAATACAAGAATCATCTATAAAAGTTAACATATTAATTTTCTACATTAATTTCAGCAAAAAGTGATGCACTTATAGTTTTATTATATAGTCTAAACATTTGAAGAAGTTTCATATCTAAGGCTTCATCACTGCTTTTTAGATTAAAAGCATCTTGTTTATCTTCATCAAATAACCATAAAAAAGAGTTTTTAGAAACTTTTGGAATTGTTGCTCTAATATCTTGACTTTTACCAATGTACCAAAAACAGTATCCATTTGGGAAAGAAATCTTTAGCATATCTTTAATACATGATATATCTTCATCAGATTTAATTAAATCTATATTTTTAGAAAATGATTTAAAATCATAAAATGGTAAAAATGGTCTATTTAATTTTGTAGAGTTAATATTTGTTAAAATATACTCTAAAAACCATTCTCTATCTTTATCTGTAATAACAATTATAGAGCAACCTTTTTCT
This genomic interval carries:
- the folP gene encoding dihydropteroate synthase, giving the protein MNTYNNKIMGVLNANEDSFFSQSRFDNSQASKKIEQMIEDGADIIDIGAVSSRPGSIAISEDAELERIKDIVNTIYTNKYYKKVDFSIDSYAPKVIDYVLNKGFKIVNDITGLQNDEVCKIAAKYNAQVVIMHMQNDPTNMQNNPNYENVVLEIDEYFKNQISKAKSFGINDIVLDVGIGFGKNLEHNLTLLNKLSHFKHFGYELLIGASRKSMIDKIVPSSIEQRLPGTLAIHLKSIQNGASIIRCHDVKEHYQAIKVFEAIENI
- a CDS encoding DNA polymerase III subunit delta' encodes the protein MLTFIDDSCILIVNDITETLNKLSPLYPTHYTRVIKNEEKDEFQIAQANLTIKEAYIASNEKKYIFLCGTTFRREAQNSLLKILEEPPKNVVFIIVTNSKSSILPTIYSRIPYKYLKTSISKEPCKLDIAKLDLKDMYSFLKDNQRVSKNEAKELVESILLKAKLQNLELSQNQLEIFSKSIKLIDLNSKPINVLTTLLLTLANKQN
- a CDS encoding HobA family DNA replication regulator; this encodes MQEFLNWTVDTIRDDRLLSPWLEEKKYEWTPLVSKNIYNLLEKGCSIIVITDKDREWFLEYILTNINSTKLNRPFLPFYDFKSFSKNIDLIKSDEDISCIKDMLKISFPNGYCFWYIGKSQDIRATIPKVSKNSFLWLFDEDKQDAFNLKSSDEALDMKLLQMFRLYNKTISASLFAEINVEN
- a CDS encoding prephenate dehydrogenase — encoded protein: MNVGIIGLGLMGGSLAKALKKYALATKIYGYARSEKTKKEILELNLVDEIATIDTIKEKCDLIVLAMPVDNIIAFFPNLLDIKDDTTIMDLGSTKEFIIKNIPHTIRTNFVAAHPMCGNEKFGPKAAMDNLYEGKTIVLCDLEANDDLHKNRVITLFQEIGMRLVMMNAHDHDVHACYMSHLPHAISYSLANTVMGHEDPKSIIALAAGGFRDMSRIAKSSPDMWTDIFRQNRDNLLDSIELFNKQMSDVKKMVEDEDYEKLKEWMHKATSLHEIL
- the bamA gene encoding outer membrane protein assembly factor BamA, with the protein product MKNKVILFSLACATVLSAQTIKSIDFVNLNKISPKIINETLDLKVGDQLDFQKLNNAIKTFYSYGYFTDILAEEENGNLRILFEEKPSIAKVDIKGYKTRAEDIDALKTMINLKKGAMYTNKRVEDAKKTLLDMLENEGFINSVVEIEVEELNKHSVSLTFNVNKGDEIIIKKANYYGADKLDQDDFDHVTANKEKEFASWWFGQNDGEVKADQLKYDARRINELYFEKGYLDAKVKEPYLDIDFASNQAKLDFFIEEGTKYTTNDIKIYVDESIVKADDLYPELKLIVGNTFNIKKLRQDQDYIKTQVANKGYAFADVRFDIKKEKDDSKVDVIFNVIPGKQVYINDVKISGNSRTLDRVIRRNVYLAPGDLYNLTDFKDSKNKLKRSGFFEDVIIEEKRVSEDKVDILVKVTEAATGSLMLGGGYGSYDKLMVNAAISDKNVFGSGIGASLSTELSAHQSDFSLQLTNPAIFDSKYNATIDIHSNESEIDRDNYESTKTVKGFTVGVGREIVRNLYAGAKYRLDFIKEDYTWDSDFAKPAIDGDGNPLTYLEDADYTTSSITPYINFDNTDDFYIPREGFKIGTSLEYAGIGGDSKYVKSSSYLKYFYSIEDLTELDWIFRFKTQVKVLVDNGQINQGDSLYLGGTRSLRGFKSYAFGPNNEDGEVEEPYKYMFANSVEMSFPLIPTANMRWAIFADYGSIGVDDFSKDSRVSTGALLEWISPFGPLQLIFARPLNDKPGDETSSFEFSLGAAF